A single window of Solenopsis invicta isolate M01_SB chromosome 3, UNIL_Sinv_3.0, whole genome shotgun sequence DNA harbors:
- the LOC105194526 gene encoding uncharacterized protein LOC105194526 has product MELGELERSVKRLGAVLDEFPIGAISLDDFKPIEVKIRETRESLKHLNARSLMLKAKYKQHVDAERERSEDDVDDALLNAVSDSLLNAKAAKLCLHSTTIESILTNKEGSAEDRKKLYTYMNKLFTLNDNVMAIQKDIEKASQEQLDLKIECQKALFNHKNFLKEQERLQSERLQKTYPAIVENKDKMEKTIRKINIMKKLIRNFIAISGHMLEKEPILVEMLERHRDLLNVEMIIKMLQSNEEREKDGE; this is encoded by the exons ATGGAGCTCGGCGAACTGGAGCGATCCGTCAAGCGACTGGGCGCTGTGCTTGATGAGTTTCCGATCGGCGCGATCTCGCTGGACGACTTCAAGCCGATCGAGGTGAAGATCCGGGAGACCAGGGAGTCGTTAAAACACCTGAATGCCAGGTCGTTGATGCTTAAAGCAAAGTACAAAC AACATGTCGACGCTGAACGCGAAAGGAGCGAGGATGACGTCGATGATGCATTGCTGAATGCGGTGAGTGACAGTTTGCTAAATGCCAAAGCTGCTAAGTTGTGCCTTCACAGCACCACTATTGAATCCATTCTCACCAATAAGGAAGGCAGTGCTGAGGACCGAAA GAAGCTCTATACCTACATGAATAAACTGTTCACTCTCAATGACAATGTTATGGCTATTCAGAAGGATATTGAGAAAGCATCTCAGGAGCAGCTGGACCTAAAAATCGAATGTCAGAAGGCACTGTTTAACCACAAAAATTTCCTCAAGGAGCAGGAGCGGCTGCAAAGTGAAAGATTGCAGAAGACATATCCTGCAATTGTAGA aaataaagataaaatggaaaaaaccatacggaaaataaatataatgaagaaACTTATTAGGAACTTTATAGCGATATCTGGACACATGTTAGAAAAGGAACCGATATTAGTGGAAATGTTGGAAAGACATAGGGACTTGTTGAATGtcgaaatgataataaaaatgttgcaaagtaacgaagagagagagaaagacggagaATAA
- the LOC105194524 gene encoding centrosomal protein of 120 kDa isoform X1, with amino-acid sequence MTDASKSDVQIILSIKEGRGFEQVLQPTILIGTLDGHSLQTDRIESCPTPQYAIDLVWETNKMMLRRMRSGHASLKLECFAFKENEARERIGYVLLNIRSAQIISKYQDLSPRTSWHKLLGLRSDLKIQKPELLIGLRVEDRKDINLNPTTERCPEIESHRNPGGDFGKSNFRNIPSEVKCMTEYKNINKQSVDCQCIKHQTDKITYSRSCDRMFCNHINKNYIKDVGSYHCYCLHISLVAITLVSETLSGREMEFRFHHPKTEIMSTAYATMPALLNEKIKLQNIVCQFHFISAPDEIRQLLQSFPPKISMYDANKGDVPLSLLMLDIKLLFHQEKSECQYKLSLFDTDRNKIADMDIVLKLEDRGPHCILKKETFDKNLGPPILDDSLAYKIVDELETWKERQKEMFKVELKKKEERHLNMLSEEWRMQKENLESKLAYSVEQCKTLANSLNNATEDLRKRRLKSLENEARLIKANEDLQWRYDTKLQELKDRLHATQSDLTSKVAKLEENKIALEAKVEILSYENESMKSSINKQMNELQMYQKGSLTQDQTASLLQEVKILEEKLDNAQKGKEFFREQWSKAVRELHRMKVDYQEAMQVQIKNSREELMSTDLAEILSADRKALNNDQILLNELQKEIDVIKPKQSFAPTETRTEIFTTTDDICYNFPYNGNKDVYDKSEKYNERLQALREERESLLRTGNYTADDIVIKKLNAEICSLLVSR; translated from the exons ATGACGGACGCGTCGAAATCTGACGTGCAAATTATTTTGAGCATAAAAGAAg GAAGGGGTTTTGAACAAGTTTTACAACCAACGATATTAATTGGAACTTTAGATGGACACTCTTTGCAAACTGACAGAATTGAGTCTTGTCCGACTCCACAATATGCCATTGACCTTGTTTGGGAAACCAATAAAATGATGCTGAGAAG aatgcGATCAGGGCACGCCTCATTAAAATTAGAATGCTTTGCTTTTAAAGAGAACGAAGCTAGGGAGAGAATCGGATATGTTTTGCTGAATATACGTTCTGCgcaaataatatctaaatatcaAGACTTAAGTCCAAGAACAAGTTGGCACAAGTTGCTGGGTTTAAGAAGTGATCTTAAAATACAAAAGCCAGAGTTACTTATTGGATTAAGAGTTGAAGATCGGaaggatataaatttaaatccaACAACAGag AGATGTCCCGAGATCGAGTCTCACAGAAATCCCGGCGGCGATTTTGGAAAGTCCAATTTCAGGAATATTCCTAGCGAAGTAAAATGTATGAcagaatacaaaaatataaataaacagtCTGTCGATTGCCAGTGCATTAAACATCAAACGGATAAGATTACATATTCGCGTTCATGCGATAGAATGTTCTgcaatcatattaataaaaactacaTCAAAGATGTAGGATCTTATCATTGCTATTGCCTACACATCTCACTTGTGGCAATAACCTTAGTATCTGAAACTCTATCTGGACGAGAAATGGAATTTCG GTTTCACCATCCGAAAACTGAGATTATGTCAACGGCGTACGCGACAATGCCAGCTTTattgaatgaaaaaattaaattgcaaaatattgtatgtCAGTTTCACTTTATATCTGCACCAGATGAAATAAGACAATTACTACAATCTTTTCCACCAAAAATTAGCATGTATGACGCAAACAAAGGCGATGTACCGTTATCATTGCTAATGCTTgatataaaactgttatttCATCAAGAAAAG TCTGAATGTCAATATAAATTGTCTCTATTCGATACAGACCGAAATAAAATTGCTGATATGGATATTGTACTTAAGTTAGAGGATCGTGGACCgcattgtattttaaaaaaagaaacttttg ataaaaatcttGGGCCCCCGATATTGGATGATAGCTTAGCATATAAAATAGTGGACGAGCTCGAAACTTGGAAAGAACGACAAAAGGAAATGTTTAAAGTCGAG cttaaaaaaaaggaagaacgacATTTGAACATGCTGAGCGAAGAATGGCGAATGCAGAAGGAAAATCTAGAATCAAAACTCGCATATAGCGTCGAACAATGTAAAACATTAGCTAACAGTTTAAACAATGCTACCGAAGATTTGAGAAAGCGTAGATTAAAAAGCTTGGAAAATGAGGCCAGATTGATTAAAGCAAACGAAGACTTGCAATGGAGATATGATACCAAATTACAAGAGCTTAAGGATCGTTTGCATGCGACGCAAAGCGATCTTACATCAAag GTCGCCAAACTTGAAGAGAATAAAATTGCTCTAGAGGCAAAAGTGGAAATATTGTCGTATGAAAATGAGAGTATGAAATCGTCGATAAATAAACAGATGAACGAACTGCAAATGTATCAAAAAGGTTCTTTAACTCAAGATCAAACAGCATCCTTATTGCAAGAGGTGAAAATTCTTGAAGAAAAATTAGACAATGCTCAAAAGGGGAAAGAATTTTTTCGAGAGCAATGGAGCAAAGCGGTTCGCGAATTACACAGAATGAAAGTGGATTATCAAGAAGCTATGCAAGTTCAAATCAAGAACAGTAGGGAAGAACTGATGAGCACAGA CCTCGCGGAAATTTTATCTGCAGACAGAAAAGCTTTGAACAACGATCAAATTTTACTGAATGAGCTTCAAAAGGAAATCGATGTAATCAAGCCGAAACAATCTTTCGCTCCGACAGAAACCCGCACTGAGATATTTACAACAACCGACGACATCTGCTACAACTTTCCCTATAATGGTAATAAAGATGTTTATGATAAATCAGAGAAATACAACGAGCGGTTGCAGGCGCTGAGAGAGGAACGTGAATCCCTTCTAAGGACTGGAAATTACACGGCCGATGATATAGTGATCAAGAAACTTAACGCAGAAATTTGTTCCTTACTGGTAAGCAGGTAG
- the LOC105194524 gene encoding centrosomal protein of 120 kDa isoform X2 — MTDASKSDVQIILSIKEGRGFEQVLQPTILIGTLDGHSLQTDRIESCPTPQYAIDLVWETNKMMLRRMRSGHASLKLECFAFKENEARERIGYVLLNIRSAQIISKYQDLSPRTSWHKLLGLRSDLKIQKPELLIGLRVEDRKDINLNPTTERCPEIESHRNPGGDFGKSNFRNIPSEVKCMTEYKNINKQSVDCQCIKHQTDKITYSRSCDRMFCNHINKNYIKDVGSYHCYCLHISLVAITLVSETLSGREMEFRFHHPKTEIMSTAYATMPALLNEKIKLQNIVCQFHFISAPDEIRQLLQSFPPKISMYDANKGDVPLSLLMLDIKLLFHQEKSECQYKLSLFDTDRNKIADMDIVLKLEDRGPHCILKKETFDKNLGPPILDDSLAYKIVDELETWKERQKEMFKVELKKKEERHLNMLSEEWRMQKENLESKLAYSVEQCKTLANSLNNATEDLRKRRLKSLENEARLIKANEDLQWRYDTKLQELKDRLHATQSDLTSKVAKLEENKIALEAKVEILSYENESMKSSINKQMNELQMYQKGSLTQDQTASLLQEVKILEEKLDNAQKGKEFFREQWSKAVRELHRMKVDYQEAMQVQIKNSREELMSTDLAEILSADRKALNNDQILLNELQKEIDVIKPKQSFAPTETRTEIFTTTDDICYNFPYNGAERGT; from the exons ATGACGGACGCGTCGAAATCTGACGTGCAAATTATTTTGAGCATAAAAGAAg GAAGGGGTTTTGAACAAGTTTTACAACCAACGATATTAATTGGAACTTTAGATGGACACTCTTTGCAAACTGACAGAATTGAGTCTTGTCCGACTCCACAATATGCCATTGACCTTGTTTGGGAAACCAATAAAATGATGCTGAGAAG aatgcGATCAGGGCACGCCTCATTAAAATTAGAATGCTTTGCTTTTAAAGAGAACGAAGCTAGGGAGAGAATCGGATATGTTTTGCTGAATATACGTTCTGCgcaaataatatctaaatatcaAGACTTAAGTCCAAGAACAAGTTGGCACAAGTTGCTGGGTTTAAGAAGTGATCTTAAAATACAAAAGCCAGAGTTACTTATTGGATTAAGAGTTGAAGATCGGaaggatataaatttaaatccaACAACAGag AGATGTCCCGAGATCGAGTCTCACAGAAATCCCGGCGGCGATTTTGGAAAGTCCAATTTCAGGAATATTCCTAGCGAAGTAAAATGTATGAcagaatacaaaaatataaataaacagtCTGTCGATTGCCAGTGCATTAAACATCAAACGGATAAGATTACATATTCGCGTTCATGCGATAGAATGTTCTgcaatcatattaataaaaactacaTCAAAGATGTAGGATCTTATCATTGCTATTGCCTACACATCTCACTTGTGGCAATAACCTTAGTATCTGAAACTCTATCTGGACGAGAAATGGAATTTCG GTTTCACCATCCGAAAACTGAGATTATGTCAACGGCGTACGCGACAATGCCAGCTTTattgaatgaaaaaattaaattgcaaaatattgtatgtCAGTTTCACTTTATATCTGCACCAGATGAAATAAGACAATTACTACAATCTTTTCCACCAAAAATTAGCATGTATGACGCAAACAAAGGCGATGTACCGTTATCATTGCTAATGCTTgatataaaactgttatttCATCAAGAAAAG TCTGAATGTCAATATAAATTGTCTCTATTCGATACAGACCGAAATAAAATTGCTGATATGGATATTGTACTTAAGTTAGAGGATCGTGGACCgcattgtattttaaaaaaagaaacttttg ataaaaatcttGGGCCCCCGATATTGGATGATAGCTTAGCATATAAAATAGTGGACGAGCTCGAAACTTGGAAAGAACGACAAAAGGAAATGTTTAAAGTCGAG cttaaaaaaaaggaagaacgacATTTGAACATGCTGAGCGAAGAATGGCGAATGCAGAAGGAAAATCTAGAATCAAAACTCGCATATAGCGTCGAACAATGTAAAACATTAGCTAACAGTTTAAACAATGCTACCGAAGATTTGAGAAAGCGTAGATTAAAAAGCTTGGAAAATGAGGCCAGATTGATTAAAGCAAACGAAGACTTGCAATGGAGATATGATACCAAATTACAAGAGCTTAAGGATCGTTTGCATGCGACGCAAAGCGATCTTACATCAAag GTCGCCAAACTTGAAGAGAATAAAATTGCTCTAGAGGCAAAAGTGGAAATATTGTCGTATGAAAATGAGAGTATGAAATCGTCGATAAATAAACAGATGAACGAACTGCAAATGTATCAAAAAGGTTCTTTAACTCAAGATCAAACAGCATCCTTATTGCAAGAGGTGAAAATTCTTGAAGAAAAATTAGACAATGCTCAAAAGGGGAAAGAATTTTTTCGAGAGCAATGGAGCAAAGCGGTTCGCGAATTACACAGAATGAAAGTGGATTATCAAGAAGCTATGCAAGTTCAAATCAAGAACAGTAGGGAAGAACTGATGAGCACAGA CCTCGCGGAAATTTTATCTGCAGACAGAAAAGCTTTGAACAACGATCAAATTTTACTGAATGAGCTTCAAAAGGAAATCGATGTAATCAAGCCGAAACAATCTTTCGCTCCGACAGAAACCCGCACTGAGATATTTACAACAACCGACGACATCTGCTACAACTTTCCCTATAATG GCGCTGAGAGAGGAACGTGA
- the LOC105194524 gene encoding centrosomal protein of 120 kDa isoform X3: MTEYKNINKQSVDCQCIKHQTDKITYSRSCDRMFCNHINKNYIKDVGSYHCYCLHISLVAITLVSETLSGREMEFRFHHPKTEIMSTAYATMPALLNEKIKLQNIVCQFHFISAPDEIRQLLQSFPPKISMYDANKGDVPLSLLMLDIKLLFHQEKSECQYKLSLFDTDRNKIADMDIVLKLEDRGPHCILKKETFDKNLGPPILDDSLAYKIVDELETWKERQKEMFKVELKKKEERHLNMLSEEWRMQKENLESKLAYSVEQCKTLANSLNNATEDLRKRRLKSLENEARLIKANEDLQWRYDTKLQELKDRLHATQSDLTSKVAKLEENKIALEAKVEILSYENESMKSSINKQMNELQMYQKGSLTQDQTASLLQEVKILEEKLDNAQKGKEFFREQWSKAVRELHRMKVDYQEAMQVQIKNSREELMSTDLAEILSADRKALNNDQILLNELQKEIDVIKPKQSFAPTETRTEIFTTTDDICYNFPYNGNKDVYDKSEKYNERLQALREERESLLRTGNYTADDIVIKKLNAEICSLLVSR, translated from the exons ATGAcagaatacaaaaatataaataaacagtCTGTCGATTGCCAGTGCATTAAACATCAAACGGATAAGATTACATATTCGCGTTCATGCGATAGAATGTTCTgcaatcatattaataaaaactacaTCAAAGATGTAGGATCTTATCATTGCTATTGCCTACACATCTCACTTGTGGCAATAACCTTAGTATCTGAAACTCTATCTGGACGAGAAATGGAATTTCG GTTTCACCATCCGAAAACTGAGATTATGTCAACGGCGTACGCGACAATGCCAGCTTTattgaatgaaaaaattaaattgcaaaatattgtatgtCAGTTTCACTTTATATCTGCACCAGATGAAATAAGACAATTACTACAATCTTTTCCACCAAAAATTAGCATGTATGACGCAAACAAAGGCGATGTACCGTTATCATTGCTAATGCTTgatataaaactgttatttCATCAAGAAAAG TCTGAATGTCAATATAAATTGTCTCTATTCGATACAGACCGAAATAAAATTGCTGATATGGATATTGTACTTAAGTTAGAGGATCGTGGACCgcattgtattttaaaaaaagaaacttttg ataaaaatcttGGGCCCCCGATATTGGATGATAGCTTAGCATATAAAATAGTGGACGAGCTCGAAACTTGGAAAGAACGACAAAAGGAAATGTTTAAAGTCGAG cttaaaaaaaaggaagaacgacATTTGAACATGCTGAGCGAAGAATGGCGAATGCAGAAGGAAAATCTAGAATCAAAACTCGCATATAGCGTCGAACAATGTAAAACATTAGCTAACAGTTTAAACAATGCTACCGAAGATTTGAGAAAGCGTAGATTAAAAAGCTTGGAAAATGAGGCCAGATTGATTAAAGCAAACGAAGACTTGCAATGGAGATATGATACCAAATTACAAGAGCTTAAGGATCGTTTGCATGCGACGCAAAGCGATCTTACATCAAag GTCGCCAAACTTGAAGAGAATAAAATTGCTCTAGAGGCAAAAGTGGAAATATTGTCGTATGAAAATGAGAGTATGAAATCGTCGATAAATAAACAGATGAACGAACTGCAAATGTATCAAAAAGGTTCTTTAACTCAAGATCAAACAGCATCCTTATTGCAAGAGGTGAAAATTCTTGAAGAAAAATTAGACAATGCTCAAAAGGGGAAAGAATTTTTTCGAGAGCAATGGAGCAAAGCGGTTCGCGAATTACACAGAATGAAAGTGGATTATCAAGAAGCTATGCAAGTTCAAATCAAGAACAGTAGGGAAGAACTGATGAGCACAGA CCTCGCGGAAATTTTATCTGCAGACAGAAAAGCTTTGAACAACGATCAAATTTTACTGAATGAGCTTCAAAAGGAAATCGATGTAATCAAGCCGAAACAATCTTTCGCTCCGACAGAAACCCGCACTGAGATATTTACAACAACCGACGACATCTGCTACAACTTTCCCTATAATGGTAATAAAGATGTTTATGATAAATCAGAGAAATACAACGAGCGGTTGCAGGCGCTGAGAGAGGAACGTGAATCCCTTCTAAGGACTGGAAATTACACGGCCGATGATATAGTGATCAAGAAACTTAACGCAGAAATTTGTTCCTTACTGGTAAGCAGGTAG
- the LOC105194525 gene encoding myogenesis-regulating glycosidase, with protein MTSKMRPIERSVMRSLILLLFLTTARGYWEIKFNITLKNGILNIHDSSNNFMIVNLMNNDGTNMVNTFYTRSRSATQQSPSVLENCGDNKVCVKYAAADVEFSMDNELEYVTITRRLFDPTGELLDCFQLTDDTQWFGGPQLRHQHWPIQHMYYDEEPYLPTHPQNMAITERYWLSSKGIYIYVDEKNPLFLDQNNYRDKHLCLIAKNKAPYRDRNNIMLNYTLGIFLDPKTAHQHAVINHLHKPVDRPNERMIRYPIWSTWARYKANINEKLVETYADEIVANNFTNSQIEIDDNWETCYGSAEFDPVKFPSISALIQRLKDKGFRVTLWIHPFINRGCEPAYSTALNNSYFAKNLDGQVRMSWWQGSDASTIDFTNPAAVTWWVARLKRLEDLGIDSFKFDAGEISWLPQVPMLNGSSELQPGIFTREYVKTLATNFDDNIEVRVGWGTQDLPIFVRMIDKDTRWSWNNGLPTLITTLLQMNLNGYVHVLPDMIGGNGYLDGSLNGTEYPSKEIFIRWLQANVFMPSLQYSFVPWDYDDETIDICRKYTELHDTYTPEILSAMHQAIKYGTPVNPPIWWVDPTNSEAHKINDEYLLGESILVAPVIEEGAESRDVYLPKGRWQDMNLNNTFYHGPTRLSNYHAPIEILPYFKKV; from the exons ATGACAAGCAAAATGCGACCGATAGAGCGGAGCG TGATGCGCTCTTTGATACTATTGCTATTCCTTACTACTGCCAGAGGATACTGGGAGATAAAATTCAACATTACTCTTAAAAATGGCATTCTTAATATACACGACAGCAGTAACAATTTCATGATTGTTAATCTTATGAACAATG ATGGCACAAATATGGTTAATACCTTTTACACGAGGAGTCGATCGGCTACGCAACAGAGTCCCTCTGTACTCGAGAATTGCGGTGACAACAAAGTGTGCGTAAAATATGCCGCTGCAGACGTAGAATTCTCCATGGATAACGAGTTGGAATACGTCACTATCACTCGTAGATTATTCGATCCCACTGGTGAACTCCTGGATTGTTTCCAGCTTACTGATGACACACAATGGTTCGGTGGGCCGCAACTTCGCCATCAGCACTGGCCCATACAGCACATGTACTATGACGAGGAACCATACCTGCCGACGCATCCTCAAAATATGGCAATAACCGAACGTTACTGGCTGTCCAGTAAAGGTATTTACATCTACGTGGACGAGAAGAATCCATTATTCCTCGATCAGAATAATTATCGGGATAAACACTTGTGCCTGATTGCTAAGAACAAGGCGCCCTATCGGGATCGCAATAACATCATGCTCAACTATACGTTGGGTATTTTTTTGGATCCGAAAACTGCTCATCAGCATGCGGTGATAAATCATCTACATAAACCGGTGGATCGTCCCAACGAACGGATGATTCGGTATCCCATATGGTCCACCTGGGCCAGATATAAGGCCAACATTAATGAGAAATTGGTGGAGACGTATGCGGACGAGATTGTCGCCAATAATTTCACGAACAGTCAGATCGAAATTGATGACAACTGGGAAACCTGTTACGGTTCCGCAGAGTTCGATCCCGTCAAGTTCCCCAGCATTAGTGCTCTTATACAGCGACTAAAGGATAAGGGCTTCCGCGTCACGCTATGGATACATCCGTTTATCAACCGAGGTTGCGAGCCTGCGTATTCCACTGCGTTGAACAACTCTTACTTCGCCAAAAATCTTGACGGACAAGTTCGGATGTCCTGGTGGCAGG GTTCAGACGCCTCCACGATTGATTTTACGAATCCAGCTGCGGTGACCTGGTGGGTGGCGCGATTAAAGCGTCTTGAGGATCTCGGCATCGATAGCTTCAAGTTCGATGCCGGCGAGATATCCTGGTTACCGCAGGTGCCGATGCTAAATGGCTCGTCCGAGTTGCAGCCAGGTATATTCACGCGGGAATACGTCAAGACACTCGCTACTAACTTTGACGACAATATCGAAGTGCGAGTGGGATGGGGCACCCAGGATTTACCGATATTCGTTCGCATGATCGACAAGGACACGAGGTGGTCATGGAACAACGGTCTGCCTACCTTGATTACGACACTACTGCAGATGAATCTCAATGGATACGTCCACGTGCTACCGGACATGATCGGCGGCAATGGTTACTTGGATGGTTCACTCAATGGAACGGAATACCCATCTAAAGAGATATTCATCAGATGGCTGCAGGCCAACGTCTTCATGCCGTCGTTGCAATATTCTTTCGTGCCATGGGATTACGATGATGAA ACGATCGACATCTGCAGAAAGTATACCGAATTGCACGATACTTATACTCCAGAAATTCTGAGCGCCATGCATCAAGCTATCAAATATGGCACTCCTGTAAATCCACCTATTTGGTGGGTTGATCCTACCAACAGTGAAGCTCACAAAATTAATGATG AATATCTTCTTGGAGAATCTATACTAGTTGCTCCGGTAATCGAAGAGGGTGCTGAAAGTCGCGATGTCTATCTACCTAAGGGACGCTGGCAAGACATGAATCTAAACAACACATTCTATCATGGACCAACACGGCTATCAAACTATCATGCTCCTATAGAAATACTTCCATATTTCAAGAAAGTGTAA